The genomic DNA AAAAGCAATCTCCGCAGCATCCCGGCCTTCCAAATTAAAGGACACAAGCCCCATTCGCGGCTCTCCAAGCTTTGGCCCAATCAAGGATATGCCTGGCAATTTCGCTAACTCCTTCATCATCGTCTGGATAAGCATCCATTGCCGTTCATATATTTGTTTTACCCCATATTCAAGCACAGCATGTACACCTGCAGCCAACCCCGCTATGCCGACCGTATTTGCCGTCCCGGCTTCAAAGCGATCAGGGCGCACAGCAGGTTGTTCAAGCTCCTCGGATTGGCTTCCTGTCCCTCCATGCAGCAAAGGCTCCAAATCTACCTGGGGAGCGATGTATAACCCTCCTGTGCCTTGTGGGCCGAGCAAACCCTTATGTCCAGGAAAAGCCAGCAAATCAATTCCCATCTCAGCAACATCAATCGGATACGTCCCTGCAGATTGTGCCGCATCAACTAGAAAAATCGCCTCATGCTCGTGAGCTAGATGCCCAAGCTCCTGCAGCGGCAAAATGCTGCCCAGCAGGTTTGATCCATGTGAACAAACAACCAGCGTCGTCTCCGGACGGAATGAGTTCCTGACCTCGTTCAAATCAAGCTGTCCCCATTCATTTATCGCTATATAGTCCACTTGAATCCCGATGGTTCTTTTCAAAAACTCCAACGGCCTTCTAACCGAATTGTGCTCCACCATTGTTGCAATCACATGATCTCCGGGTTTCAGCCATCCTTTGATGGCCAAATTCAAAGCGGATGTCGTATTGGAGGTGAATACGATATCGTTTGGATTAGAAACATGAAACAACGTTGCCAATGCTTGCCTAGCATTAAACATAATCCGCCCTGCTTGAAGCGCCATATTATGATTTCCTCGCCCGGCACTGGCGGCCTGGCCATTGAGAATCGACATCATGGCCTCCCCTACGGCTGGCGGCTTAGGCCAAGACGTTGCCGCATGATCCAAATAAATGACGGCTTGCTTTTTCAGTGAACTCCCCTCCTAAATCAAGCTGTATATGTTCATTCATCATCTACGCATATTTTCCTATAGATCAACAAATGACATATCCCTCCGCTGCAGAGATTAATCATCTCTCAGGCAAGACGAATATGTCATTCGCAATGAACCCTGAATTAAGAGAGTAAATCAAGTAATCTTTGCAGATCCTGTTGACTATAATAGTTGATTTCTATTTTACCTTTTTCTTTACTCGCTTTGATTTTTACTGTTGTCTTGAACTTTTCTCTTAAGCTTCCTTCAACCTCTTCAATATAAGGATCACGTTTTTGCGATGCCGGCTTCTGTTTATCCTTTTTCTTACGATCCAGCTGCTGGACAGCATCCTCTAGCTCCCTTACGCTCCATTCATGATCGATACATTGCTTGGCAAGGTCCTTAATCATTGCCGAATCCTTCAATCCAACCAAAGCCCGGGCATGTCCCATGGATAATGTTCCACGTGAAACATATTCCTTCACTTCCTCCGGCAAAGACAACAGCCTTAAAAAGTTTGCAATGTGGGAACGAGATTTGCCAACCTTCATCGACAGTTCTTCTTGTGTAAGCTGGAACTGATCCATTAACCCTTGATAAGCCACCGCTATTTCCATGGCGTTCAAGTTTTCACGCTGCAAGTTCTCTATTAAAGCAATCTCCATAACCTGTTGATCGGAAAAAGATCTTACAACAGCCGGAATCGTTTCATTGCCGCAATATTGAGAAGCCCGAAATCTCCGCTCACCGGCAATAATTTCATATCCCTTTAACACGCTGCGAACGATGATTGGCTGAATTACACCATGCTGGCGAATCGATTCCGCCAACTCGCGAATTGCATCCTCGTCAAATGTTTTTCGTGGTTGATACGGGTTGGCACGGAGCTGATTCAGTGGAATATCTACCACCTTATCATCCTCTTGAATGGAGAGTGATGGTATCAGCGCATCCAGACCTTTCCCCAATCGTTTACTCATAAGAGACCACTTCCTTTGCCAACTCTAAATATACTTCCGCTCCCTTAGACCGGGGATCGTAGGTTATAATGGATTGACCGTGCGATGGTGCTTCACTTAAGCGAACGTTACGTGGAATAACTGTTTTGTAAACTTTTTGCTGAAAATATTTTTTGACCTCTTCAATGACCTGAATCCCCAAATTAGTACGGGCATCAAACATCGTAAGCAGCACACCCTCAATTTGCAGAGACGTATTTAAATGCTTCTGAACGAGACGAACCGTATTTAGAAGTTGGCTCAAACCCTCCAGGGCATAATATTCGCATTGAATCGGAATCAATACAGAATCAGCCGCCGTAAGCGAATTGATGGTCAGAATACCAAGCGATGGCGGGCAATCAATAAGAACATAATCGTACATATGCTTCACTTGTTGAATCGACTTCTTAAGCCGGACCTCACGCGAGATCGTAGGCACAAGCTCGATTTCCGCCCCTGCTAATTGAATAGTAGCAGGAATGATATCCAATCCTTCAACCTCCGTCGAAACGATGGCTTCCTTTGGATTTACTTCATTAATCAGCACGTCATAAATACAATTGGCAACATCAGCTTTATTGATCCCGACACCGCTTGTCGTATTTCCTTGTGGGTCAATATCAATGAGCAGCACTTTTTTACCGATCGCAGCAAGTCCTGCCCCGAGGTTGACGGAAGTCGTCGTTTTACCGACCCCTCCCTTTTGGTTAGCAATGGCAATGATTTTAGACAATCTATTTCACCTCAGTATCCGTTAAAAATCTTCTTGTAGTGTATTTCTAGGCAGTTACAACTAAGCTGAAGCTACAAAAAGACAACAAAGTCATCCTATGCATGCACTCTGCATGAATGATCATTCCCGCTAGCTGCGAGTTCGGTTAGATGGAAATGACCCTGGAAGACTCAAGCCATTTTGCCGAAAAAGAAGCTGACCTCTTAACCTCGCGGTCATGGTCAGCGAGCAACATACATTATCTTTTAGGAATTTGAATCACAATTTCATAGTGATCTTCATGGTCTTTCTCCGAAGTCTTAATCTGCATTCCCGATCCGGTTACCATATCAATGGATTGGCGGATCGTATTCAGAGCCAGCCGGACATCCTTCGAGAACGAAATTCGTCTTGGCGACTTCTTATTCTTGGCAACCTCCTTGTAAAAGGCTACCCGGGCTTCGGTCTGCTTCACATTCAACTCTTTACTGATGATTTCATCCAGTACCTTCAATTGCAGTTCCTCGGTATCGAGAGACAATAATGCCCGTGCATGACGCTCTGTAACTTTACGTTCCATTAGCGCAGTTTTTACTTGTTCAGGCAATTGAAGCAGCCTAATTTTGTTGGCAATCGTGGATTGACTTTTCCCCAGCCGCTGAGCCAAGCTCTCTTGGGTGAGCTGATGCAGATCAATCAAATTCTGGTAGGCCAGAGCTTCTTCGATTGATGTGAGCCCTTCCCGCTGTAAATTCTCGATCAAAGCAATCGAAGCAGCCTGTGAGTCGTTGAAATCCCGCAAAATAGCCGGGATTGTCTCATAGCCTAACTTTATGACTGCCCTCCAGCGTCTCTCCCCTGCGATCAGTTCATATTTATCATTTCGGTAACGAACTACGATAGGTTGAATTACCCCATGCGTCTTGATCGTTTGGCACAGCTCTTCGATTTTCTCATCGTCAAAAATAGTCCGGGGTTGGTATGGACTGCTTACGATTTCACCAACCGGAATTTGTTTCACTTCATCTCCGCTGCTTCGTTCGGTAAAACCAAACAATTTAGAAAATTGTTCTTTCATTCCGTAAATTACCACCTAATTTGATAGTGTCATAAGGCGAAGCCTTATGGGCTGCATTTCCTTGCTTAAGAAGACAGACCGCTACTTACGGTTGTGTTCCTTTTCGATCATAGAGGATTAGCATAACTGATAAACTGCTAATTCTATAATCTTCAAAATTAACGGGAAAGCTGCACAATAAACGGAGAAAAACGTCTATCGACGTACTCTCTAAGAAGACAGAACCGCAAGTAGCGGTAATTTTCTTCTTGAAATAGTCCCACCGAGAAAATCGATCACCTATGTATACCTTCAAGGTGAATTATCTCATAGCTGGTTATATTTCAAGGTGAATTCTCGAGCAACATTCTCAGAAAAATTCATTCTACAATAAACAGATAGAATGGTGCTTGATCGTAGAATTCAACTACATCGGGCAAATGATGATCGATATATCTATTCTACCACTTTTTTCTCTATAATCCTATTCTCTTATTCAGCATTTTTTTCGCTTTTCTTGACATGAATAAGAGATCCCCCAGCATAGATTGTTTCACGTGGAACAATTTGCTGGAAGGATCAAAATACGCAATAAAAAACCAATGAACTAAACAATCGGTGATTTTAAAGGTGTGCCTGCCTTCCGAGGGTAAGCCTTTGGCGTAGCAGCAGTTTTCTTGACGAGAATAATATGGCGATCAGCGTCTTCCATGGGCAACTTAAAGTGGTGATTGCCAATCAGCTTGCCGTTAAGCACCTTCATGCTTCGGGCCGCTTCCTCTACCTCTTCTCGAGGATCGCTTCCCTTCATCGCTGCAAACACGCCGCCCACCTTAACAAATGGAAGGCAGAACTCATTTAGTACAGCCATCCTAGCAACAGCACGGGCTGTAACTAAATCGAATTGATCGCGATATTGTGGTTTGCGTGCAATATCCTCAGCCCGGCCATGGATGAGCTCTACACCGTCCAACGAAAGCTGATCCACGATATTTTGCAAAAAATGAATTCGTTTATTCAGCGAGTCTACGATGGTCAACTTCAATTGGGGAAAGCATATCTTTAAAGGAATGCCTGGAAATCCTGCTCCAGAGCCGATGTCCGCCAAAGATTGAATATCCCTCATATTCATATGAAATGCCAAGGAGATCGAATCATAAAAATGCTTCACATATACCTGTTCACGTTCGGTGATTCCCGTCAGATTCATTTTTTCATTCCAAGACACCAATTCCTTAAAGTACGTTTCAAACTGGGTCAACTGCTCCACATTCACCTCGATCCCATGATCGCGGAGCATGGATTGAAATTCAGATTGTACTTGATCCAATCACTTACCCTCCTGCAGCGGTAACCCGATTATAATGTTCCAAATAAACGAGCAAAATGGAAATGTCAGCTGGCGAAACTCCGGAAATTCGTGAGGCTTGCCCGATGGAAAGCGGCCGGATTTTGGCCAGCTTTTGGCGAGCTTCAATGGCCAAACCTTGAATATCCTCGTATTTAATATTTTCAGGCAGTTTTTTCTTTTCCATTTTTTTCAATTTTTCAACATGAAGCAGCTGTTTCTCGATATATCCGGCATACTTCACTTGAATCTCGACCTGCTCCCTCATCTCCTCATCCAAATCCACCCCGGCCGGGGAAAATTGATGGATCAGATCATAGGTCACTTCTGGACGGCGCAAAATCGCCAGTAAATTGCTGCCATCCTGGATTGGCGCCGAACCGATTGATTCCAACAAAGGATTGATATCCGCAGGGCGTACCTTGCTCGTACGCAGACGCTCTACCTCTTGCTCTACCTTTTCCTTCTTGTCGAGGAATGCCGCATACCGCTCCGGTGAGATTAGTCCGATATCATAGCCGATTTGCGTTAATCTCAGATCCGCATTATCGTGGCGAAGCAGGAGACGGTATTCTGCGCGCGAGGTAAGCAGGCGGTACGGCTCATTGGTGCCTTTAGTCACCAAATCATCGATCAGCACCCCGATGTATCCTTGGGAGCGATCCAGTACGACGCCTTCCTTGCCCTGAACCTTGCGAGCGGCGTTGATGCCCGCCATGACGCCTTGAGCTGCCGCCTCTTCATAACCTGACGTCCCGTTAATTTGTCCTGCTGTAAACAAGCCGGGAAGCTGCTTCGTCTCCATCGTCGGCCATAGCTGCGTCGGAACGATAACATCATATTCGATCGCATAGCCGTTTCGCATAATTTTGGCATTCTGCAGCCCAGGAACCGAGCGAACGATTTGCTCCTGTACCTCTTCCGGCATGCTCGTCGACAAACCTTGAACATAGTATTCCGCCGTATTCTTGCCTTCCGGCTCAAGGAACACCTGATGCTGCGGCTTATCGGCAAATCGAACGATTTTGTCCTCGATGGATGGACAATACCGGGCTCCCGTTCCTTCAATAATCCCCGAGAACATCGGTGCGCGATGTAAATTAGCATTGATGATTTCATGCGTCTCAGGCGAAGTATAAGTCAGCCAGCATGGCAGCTGCTCGTTATCCGAGCTTTTCGTTTCATACGAGAAAAATTTAGGATTGTCATCCCCCGGTTGGATTTCCGTTTGGGAAAAATCAATCGAATCGCGATGAACCCGCGGCGGCGTTCCCGTCTTGAAGCGAACTAGCTCGAAGCCAAGCTTCTTCAGGCTATGAGACAACATTACGGCCGGCTGCTGATTGTTCGGCCCGCTCTCGTAGGCCAGCTCGCCCATGATGATTTTGCCGCGCAAATAAGTTCCCGTCGTCAAGACGACTGCCTTGCTGCGGTATCTCGCGCCCGACTGGGTAATGACGCCTACGCACTTGCCATCCTCCACAATCAAATCCTCAACCATGCCTTGACGCAGCGTCAAGTTGTCCTGCTTCTCCAGCGTCTCTTTCATCGTATGCTGATACAGCACCTTGTCCGCCTGCGCGCGAAGCGCATGAACAGCGGGGCCTTTTCCCGTATTCAGCATCCGCATTTGGATGAATGTCTTATCGATATTGCGGCCCATCTCCCCGCCGATTGCATCAACTTCTCTAACGACATGACCTTTGGCGGGCCCTCCAATGGAAGGGTTGCACGGCATAAATGCCACCATATCCAGGTTAATCGTCACCAGCAATGTTCTACAGCCCATGCGTGCTGCGGCCAAGGCAGATTCACTGCCGGCATGTCCAGCACCGACGACGATGACGTCGTATTCTGCTGCTTCAAATCCCATCCTAAAACCCCCTTTAAAATCCATGATTATATAGTAGAGAAACGTCATATTCATTAAAATTTCAACTACTTAAAACGTTCTTTTTCATCATACCATGAATGAACGCCGTCCATACGTAAGTGATCTTATTTTCCGAGACAAAATTGGGAGAAAATTTGATCGATCAGCGCATCCGGCGCAGCATCGCCGATCACCTCACCCAACTGCTCCCAAGCGAGCCGCACATCAATTTGCAGAATATCGATCGGAATACCCGTATCAGCTGCCTCGTAAGCGTCCGCAAGCGATTGCTTCGCCTTGTTCAACAACGCAATATGACGCACATTGCTGACGTAGGTCAAATCCCCCGACTCCAGCTGTCCGCCGAAGAACAGCTTCGAGATGGCATCCTCCAGGTGATTGAGGCCTTCCTCCGTCTTCACTGACAATTCTACGATCGCTTCCTCCGGGAAATATCGGTTGACTACTTCCCTGTTCAACTGCGAAGGCAAATCAATTTTGTTGATTAACACGATCGTCTGCCGCCCTCTAAGCTGCTCCATCAGATGGATCTCGTCTTCATGCAGCAGCTCAGCATTGTTTAGTACGAGCAGAATCAAATCCGCTTCATGCACCGCAGCCCGAGAACGCTCCACCCCAATTTGCTCGACAACATCGATCGTTTCGCGGATGCCCGCCGTATCCAGCAGCTTCAGTGGAATATTGTTAATCGTCACGTACTCCTCAATCACATCCCGAGTAGTCCCCGGAATATCGGTGACGATTGCTTTATTCTCTCTCGCCAATGCGTTCAGCAGCGACGATTTGCCGACATTGGGCCGTCCGACAATCGCTGTCGTAATGCCTTCCCGCAAAATTTTACCCTGGTTGGCCGTCTTCAGCAGCTCATCGATCCCCTCCGTCACTTCCGCGCATTTCGACTTGATGAACTGCGTCGTCATCGACTCTACGTCATGTTCGGGATAATCAATATTAACCTCGATATGCGCCAGCGTCTCCACCAATGTATGACGCAGCGCCGTAATTTTCCGGGACAAATTGCCCTCCACCTGCTTGAGAGCAAGCGAGAACGCCCGATCCGACTTCGAGCGGATCAAATCGATGACCGCTTCTGCCTGCGACAAATCGATCCGCCCGTTCAAAAATGCACGTTTGGTAAACTCCCCCGGCTCAGCCAGCCGGATATTTGGCTGCAGCAGAAGCAGATCCATCACCCGTTTTACGGAAATAATCCCGCCATGCGTGCTGATCTCCACGACATCCTCCGTCGTGAACGAGCGAGGCGCACGGAACACCGAAACCAGAACCTCTTCCAGCTTCTCCTGTGTTTTAGGATTGATAATAAAGCCGTAATGAACGGTATGGCTTTCTGCCTCAGTCAGCGGCTTCCTGGAGCGAAACAATGCTCCCACTTCAGCAATCGACTCCGGCCCGCTGACCCGGATTACCGCAATCCCACTTTCACCTACTGCCGTCGATATGGCAGCAATTGTATCGCTCAACATGGTTCATTCACCTCATGATTTATAGAATAAAATTCGCTTGTTTAGCTAAAAAACCCGTGATGAAAACTTTAGCCGCGCCGCATTCCGTTTGATCCTTCGATCGCTGTTGTCGCCAGATTATGATGATCTGATAAATTCGTAAGAGGTCATAATCCGCCGACAAAGGCGACCGCTACCGCTTCTCCGAATTCAAACGGCCTGCTCTGCTACTCTTTTCACCTACCACATTCAAACACTATAATTCCCGCACCAACCCAAGCGCATCCCAGAGGGACAGCGGCGCTCCTTGCAGCCCGCAACAATAAATGGCCTCTACCCTAACTACCATTTCTGCTCCCAAGAGCCGCCAACATTGCCTTGCACCAGCCTAAAGCGCATCCCGGAGGGACAGCGCCTCCTTGCACGCACTAGCCACATACAACACCAACCCCACTCCTACGCCCGCAGGAGCGCCGCAAGTAAAGCGTGCCCGATAGGGCGAAAGCGACTCCTTCAGCCAACCCAACTCGGGTGCACCGACAGCAGAAGTGTCTGCAACGTGTTTTCAGGCTGCCCGGGAGCTCCAAAAGTAAGACGTACCCGAAGGGGGAAAAGCGTTCCACGCACCAAAAGTAGAGCGCATCCCCGAAGGGGACAGCGGGCAGGAGCGCCTCTGTACCTCCCACGTTACTCCAGTTTGCGGGAGTCCCGAGGGCTGCGAGCCCTGGGGGCCCTCCCTTACGGTAAGGGAGGGTTTGGGAGGGTTGAGATCCCTAAACAACAAACAAGACGCAATGACATTTGCCGAAACAACGTCATTGCGTCCCCATTCATTTGCTCTGCTTCAGGGCGATCACCACACGCCGGTTAGGCTCCTCACCTTTACTGTAAGTCTTAACCTCCGGATGGTCCTGAAGTTTGGAATGAATCACTTTGCGCTCTTGCGGCGACATCGGTTCAAGCGCTAGCTCTTTTCGGGTTCGAACCACCCGGCCAGCAAGCCTGACGGCCAAATCCTCGAGCGTCTTTCTCCGGCGTTCCCGGAAATTCTCCGCATCAAGTACGATACGAACGAAGCTATCGGAATAACGGTTAGCGATAATATTCGCCAAATATTGCAGGGCATCAAGGGTTTGTCCTCTCCGCCCGATCAGTAATCCCAAGTCACTGCCGGAAATGTTCAATACGGTGTTATCCTTGTTATGTTCAATTTCCACATTTACCTGAAGACCCATATTCTCGCCGACGTCTCGAACAAATGACGCCGCCTCCTCATAAGGATCCCGTTCGTTGCTAACCTCATCCTCTAGATCAGCTACAGGAACAGTATGGCTCGAACGGCTTCCTTGAAGCGGTTCTGATACGGTCTCCTCCAGCAAGGTCAATTCTACCTTGGCTTCCTTGACACCGATCAGCCCCAGGAATCCTTTTGATGGCTGCTCCAACACATTCACGGCGACTTTATCCTCGGTAGTGCCGAGCTTGGCCAATCCTTGTTTTACAGCTGCTTCAACGGTTTTTCCTGACGTCACAATTTTATTCATTTCGACTTTTTGGCCTCCTTGGCTCCTTTGCCGGGATGACCGGCTTTCAAATTGGAACCGCCCTTTTTCGACTTCGTTCCACCGCCGCCTTGATTACCCGCTGTAGCAACGACAGGGTCTTTCTTGCGATAAATGAAATAGTTTTGCGCAATCGTATATAGGTTACTGTACACCCAGTAAAGAGGGAGTGCTGCAGGGAAGTTGTAGGCCATGATGAAAATCAACACTGGGTAGACCAGCATCATGAACTGCATCGGCCCTTGCATGCCTGCTGGGTTCATGCTCGACATCATTTTCGTTTGAATGTATGTCGTTAATGCAGCAATGACAGGCAAAATAAATAATTTATCCGGTTCCCCGAGCTGCAGCCACAAGAATGAATGTGTCGAAATCGCCGAGTTATTGTAAATCGAATTATACAGCGCGATAAATACCGGCATTTGAATTAATAAAGGGAAACAGCCGGCCATCGGATTGACGCCATGCTCCTGGAACAGCTTCATCGTCTCCTGCTGCTGCATTTCCGGATTATCTTTATACTTTTCTTTAATCTTCGTCAATTCAGGCTGAATGGCTTGCATCGCTTTCGAGCTCTTGACCTGTTTGAGCGTCAGCGGCAAAATCAGCGTACGTACAATAATAGTTAGGACGAGAATCGCTAGCCCGTATTCCCCGCCAAACCAATCCGCAAACGTATCCAAAGCAAGCGAGAAGTAATAAACGACATTCGCCGTCCACCAGGAACCGCTGTTACGCATATTTTCAGTCGTCGTAGCATTATTCGTAACTTGTCCGCAACCGGCAAGCACGACAACCAGGCCGATCGCTAAAATGAGGAGAAGCCACTTGCTTCTGTTCTTGTTAAAACGCGACACTTCAAAACCCCTCTCTTAACCTATCCATTCATCGTAAATCATAACATATTTAAAAGGACAAATAAACAAGCATCCCTAAGGTCTGAAAGGCTTGAGCAGCGAGGCTTTACGCAGAGCATGAAGCACGCTTTTCTCCAGTTCCTGATACTCCATCCCGACAGCGCCTTTTCTCACGATGAAAATAATGTCCACATGATCCCTGATCTTTGATTCATGCAGTCTAACGATTTCTTTGATCAACCGGCGCATCCGATTGCGGACGACCGCGTTTCCGATTTTCTTGCTGGCTGAGACGCCAAGCCGAAATCGCTCTACCTCCGGTTTGTTCGACCAATAGACGACAAGCTGGCGGTTCGCAAATGACTTTCCGAACCGATACACTCGGCTGAAATCAGCCCGGTTCCTTAATCGCAGCTTCTTATGCACGACAATCTCCTTGCTCTGAACCCTGCGAAAGAGGATGCAGGGCTTCACTTTCTTTGTATTATAAACCAACGCCAAAAACGGTAAACCTCATTTTCAAATAGGTGTCCCGTTCCATGAATAAACCATATTCCTGATTCTGCACGTGAAAATCATAATGTTCATCGCAATGCCGATGGATTCCGAGGGAATTTCCATATGTCTTTGTGCGATATTACAGCAACAAAAATACCCCGCAGCAACAAGAGCGCTTCGAAATCACTTCCGGCAAATATCATGCGGTACCACAACCGAAGGACGGAAACGAACAAGCGGAACGTTCACTGCAGGGAGCCTTAACGAGCAATATACTTCACATAAACTCTTCAGCAATCCAGCGCATTAAATTTTAAAAAAAGACCACCGTAGTGGTCTTCACGCTGTCATTACGCACTGAGTACTTTTCTGCCTTTTTGACGACGAGCAGCCAGAACTTTACGGCCATTTTTCGTGCTCATTCTCTTACGGAAACCGTGAACCTTTTTACGTTTGCTCACATTCGGTTTGAAAGTCGGTTTCATTTATCGCACCCCCTTACAGGTCTAACTTCTATATTCACCATTTTCATTATCCACAGAAAATGCCTTTTTTCATTTAACCATAAAACCCTGAGTAAAGTCAACCGGGCCCGGCATTTCTTTTTGATCATCTTTTTTGAGCTATTTTAAAATTATGCACAATCCCCAAGCCCGAAACAAAAATTTCTTGTCCACAGCTTCAAATCCTCCATTTTTCGAATAATAGTTATACACATGTGGAAAACTATTTTGAAATAATGTTTACAGTTTCGCAGATGGAGAAGTATAATCAGATTCAAGTTGTATACAAGTATACCAATTGAGGAAGGGAGCAACACAACAATGAAACTTGGCATGATCGGTCTTGGCAAAATGGGATATAATCTGGTGCTTAATTTGCTGCGGCATCAGCATGAGGTTGTAGCCTACGACGTAAATGAACAGGCTGTTAAAAAAGCGGCTGACAATGGAGCCATTCCTGCGTCTACTTTAGAGGATATGGTCGCTTCTCTTCAGACTCCGCGCATCATTTGGGTTATGGTTCCCGCCGGCGATCCGCTGGAATCCACTATTACTGCTATAACTCCCCTGTTGAGTCCAGGAGATATCGTGATCGATGGAGGGAACTCTCATTATAAAAATTCCGTAAAGCTAGCTGCCAGGCTTTCGCAGCACGGAATTCATTTCTTCGACGTCGGCACATCCGGCGGAGTGGATGGCGCCGAGCACGGGGCTTGC from Paenibacillus woosongensis includes the following:
- a CDS encoding aminotransferase class V-fold PLP-dependent enzyme, with protein sequence MMSILNGQAASAGRGNHNMALQAGRIMFNARQALATLFHVSNPNDIVFTSNTTSALNLAIKGWLKPGDHVIATMVEHNSVRRPLEFLKRTIGIQVDYIAINEWGQLDLNEVRNSFRPETTLVVCSHGSNLLGSILPLQELGHLAHEHEAIFLVDAAQSAGTYPIDVAEMGIDLLAFPGHKGLLGPQGTGGLYIAPQVDLEPLLHGGTGSQSEELEQPAVRPDRFEAGTANTVGIAGLAAGVHAVLEYGVKQIYERQWMLIQTMMKELAKLPGISLIGPKLGEPRMGLVSFNLEGRDAAEIAFVLDREYGIAVRAGYHCTPLGHMTAGTSAGGAVRASVGFDTTEEEVESFVLAMRQISAQ
- a CDS encoding ParB/RepB/Spo0J family partition protein, with product MSKRLGKGLDALIPSLSIQEDDKVVDIPLNQLRANPYQPRKTFDEDAIRELAESIRQHGVIQPIIVRSVLKGYEIIAGERRFRASQYCGNETIPAVVRSFSDQQVMEIALIENLQRENLNAMEIAVAYQGLMDQFQLTQEELSMKVGKSRSHIANFLRLLSLPEEVKEYVSRGTLSMGHARALVGLKDSAMIKDLAKQCIDHEWSVRELEDAVQQLDRKKKDKQKPASQKRDPYIEEVEGSLREKFKTTVKIKASKEKGKIEINYYSQQDLQRLLDLLS
- a CDS encoding ParA family protein; the encoded protein is MSKIIAIANQKGGVGKTTTSVNLGAGLAAIGKKVLLIDIDPQGNTTSGVGINKADVANCIYDVLINEVNPKEAIVSTEVEGLDIIPATIQLAGAEIELVPTISREVRLKKSIQQVKHMYDYVLIDCPPSLGILTINSLTAADSVLIPIQCEYYALEGLSQLLNTVRLVQKHLNTSLQIEGVLLTMFDARTNLGIQVIEEVKKYFQQKVYKTVIPRNVRLSEAPSHGQSIITYDPRSKGAEVYLELAKEVVSYE
- the noc gene encoding nucleoid occlusion protein; its protein translation is MKEQFSKLFGFTERSSGDEVKQIPVGEIVSSPYQPRTIFDDEKIEELCQTIKTHGVIQPIVVRYRNDKYELIAGERRWRAVIKLGYETIPAILRDFNDSQAASIALIENLQREGLTSIEEALAYQNLIDLHQLTQESLAQRLGKSQSTIANKIRLLQLPEQVKTALMERKVTERHARALLSLDTEELQLKVLDEIISKELNVKQTEARVAFYKEVAKNKKSPRRISFSKDVRLALNTIRQSIDMVTGSGMQIKTSEKDHEDHYEIVIQIPKR
- the rsmG gene encoding 16S rRNA (guanine(527)-N(7))-methyltransferase RsmG translates to MDQVQSEFQSMLRDHGIEVNVEQLTQFETYFKELVSWNEKMNLTGITEREQVYVKHFYDSISLAFHMNMRDIQSLADIGSGAGFPGIPLKICFPQLKLTIVDSLNKRIHFLQNIVDQLSLDGVELIHGRAEDIARKPQYRDQFDLVTARAVARMAVLNEFCLPFVKVGGVFAAMKGSDPREEVEEAARSMKVLNGKLIGNHHFKLPMEDADRHIILVKKTAATPKAYPRKAGTPLKSPIV
- the mnmG gene encoding tRNA uridine-5-carboxymethylaminomethyl(34) synthesis enzyme MnmG is translated as MGFEAAEYDVIVVGAGHAGSESALAAARMGCRTLLVTINLDMVAFMPCNPSIGGPAKGHVVREVDAIGGEMGRNIDKTFIQMRMLNTGKGPAVHALRAQADKVLYQHTMKETLEKQDNLTLRQGMVEDLIVEDGKCVGVITQSGARYRSKAVVLTTGTYLRGKIIMGELAYESGPNNQQPAVMLSHSLKKLGFELVRFKTGTPPRVHRDSIDFSQTEIQPGDDNPKFFSYETKSSDNEQLPCWLTYTSPETHEIINANLHRAPMFSGIIEGTGARYCPSIEDKIVRFADKPQHQVFLEPEGKNTAEYYVQGLSTSMPEEVQEQIVRSVPGLQNAKIMRNGYAIEYDVIVPTQLWPTMETKQLPGLFTAGQINGTSGYEEAAAQGVMAGINAARKVQGKEGVVLDRSQGYIGVLIDDLVTKGTNEPYRLLTSRAEYRLLLRHDNADLRLTQIGYDIGLISPERYAAFLDKKEKVEQEVERLRTSKVRPADINPLLESIGSAPIQDGSNLLAILRRPEVTYDLIHQFSPAGVDLDEEMREQVEIQVKYAGYIEKQLLHVEKLKKMEKKKLPENIKYEDIQGLAIEARQKLAKIRPLSIGQASRISGVSPADISILLVYLEHYNRVTAAGG
- the mnmE gene encoding tRNA uridine-5-carboxymethylaminomethyl(34) synthesis GTPase MnmE, whose product is MLSDTIAAISTAVGESGIAVIRVSGPESIAEVGALFRSRKPLTEAESHTVHYGFIINPKTQEKLEEVLVSVFRAPRSFTTEDVVEISTHGGIISVKRVMDLLLLQPNIRLAEPGEFTKRAFLNGRIDLSQAEAVIDLIRSKSDRAFSLALKQVEGNLSRKITALRHTLVETLAHIEVNIDYPEHDVESMTTQFIKSKCAEVTEGIDELLKTANQGKILREGITTAIVGRPNVGKSSLLNALARENKAIVTDIPGTTRDVIEEYVTINNIPLKLLDTAGIRETIDVVEQIGVERSRAAVHEADLILLVLNNAELLHEDEIHLMEQLRGRQTIVLINKIDLPSQLNREVVNRYFPEEAIVELSVKTEEGLNHLEDAISKLFFGGQLESGDLTYVSNVRHIALLNKAKQSLADAYEAADTGIPIDILQIDVRLAWEQLGEVIGDAAPDALIDQIFSQFCLGK
- the jag gene encoding RNA-binding cell elongation regulator Jag/EloR, encoding MNKIVTSGKTVEAAVKQGLAKLGTTEDKVAVNVLEQPSKGFLGLIGVKEAKVELTLLEETVSEPLQGSRSSHTVPVADLEDEVSNERDPYEEAASFVRDVGENMGLQVNVEIEHNKDNTVLNISGSDLGLLIGRRGQTLDALQYLANIIANRYSDSFVRIVLDAENFRERRRKTLEDLAVRLAGRVVRTRKELALEPMSPQERKVIHSKLQDHPEVKTYSKGEEPNRRVVIALKQSK